From the Priestia koreensis genome, one window contains:
- a CDS encoding DUF1540 domain-containing protein yields the protein MAKDVMCEVNNCHYWKQGNNCGAEAIYVVSHAGNMASDSYETDCKTFKPQDL from the coding sequence ATGGCTAAGGACGTAATGTGTGAAGTAAACAACTGTCATTATTGGAAGCAGGGAAATAACTGCGGAGCAGAAGCTATTTATGTAGTCAGTCACGCTGGCAATATGGCTTCAGACAGCTATGAAACGGACTGCAAAACCTTCAAACCTCAGGATCTATAA
- a CDS encoding ribonucleotide-diphosphate reductase subunit beta: MTLQTRTLMDETAPNRSTGIINGRSSNILNWDDVRFSWAYPKYKRMLANFWTPFEINMGQDIKQFPQLTADEQESFLKIIGLLALLDSIQSDYAGKVAEYITDSSVNALMIILAQQEVIHNHSYSYVLSSLVPKPKQDEVFEYWRTEEKLRERNDFVTNGYKAFAENPTIENFLRSMVFDVILEGLFFYSGFAFFYNLARNQKMVATSTMINYINRDEQLHVGLFEKVFKETLNENPEYRTEELASFVVETFREAARLEIEWAQTVIGEKFEGITMQEIKQYIEYMANKRCNQLGFGREAFPEAPIENPLRWIVAYQEVDLGKTDFFEQKSRQYTKASDVNGFDEL, translated from the coding sequence ATGACTTTACAAACACGTACGTTAATGGACGAAACAGCACCAAACCGCTCAACGGGCATTATTAATGGAAGAAGCTCCAATATTTTAAACTGGGACGATGTGCGCTTTTCATGGGCGTACCCAAAATATAAGCGAATGCTAGCGAATTTCTGGACGCCTTTTGAAATTAATATGGGTCAGGACATCAAGCAATTCCCTCAGCTCACAGCAGATGAGCAAGAAAGCTTTTTAAAGATTATTGGCCTTCTTGCTTTGCTCGATAGCATTCAATCCGATTATGCAGGAAAGGTAGCGGAATACATCACAGATTCGTCTGTAAATGCGCTGATGATTATCCTAGCGCAGCAAGAAGTGATTCATAATCATTCGTATTCTTACGTGCTTTCAAGCCTTGTACCAAAGCCAAAGCAAGATGAGGTATTCGAGTACTGGAGAACGGAAGAAAAGCTTCGTGAGCGCAATGACTTTGTAACGAATGGCTACAAAGCATTTGCTGAAAATCCAACGATTGAAAACTTCCTGCGCTCGATGGTGTTCGATGTCATTTTAGAGGGGCTATTCTTCTATAGTGGATTTGCGTTCTTCTATAACCTTGCTCGTAATCAAAAAATGGTCGCAACGTCCACGATGATTAATTACATTAATCGCGATGAACAGCTGCACGTGGGGTTATTTGAGAAAGTATTTAAAGAAACGCTTAACGAAAATCCTGAATACCGTACAGAAGAGCTTGCATCGTTTGTAGTGGAGACGTTTAGAGAAGCGGCTCGGTTAGAGATTGAGTGGGCTCAAACGGTCATTGGTGAGAAGTTTGAAGGCATTACCATGCAAGAGATTAAACAATACATTGAATATATGGCCAACAAGCGCTGCAACCAATTAGGATTTGGGCGCGAGGCTTTTCCAGAGGCACCGATTGAAAATCCACTTCGTTGGATTGTCGCTTACCAAGAGGTGGATTTAGGAAAAACAGATTTCTTCGAACAAAAATCAAGACAGTATACAAAGGCATCTGATGTAAACGGATTTGATGAGCTATAA
- a CDS encoding ribonucleoside-diphosphate reductase subunit alpha: protein MVNVLQTSAIEEVSSYINNLKERFSHLYFDDFEEKIEQTVAARPNMDQDQLVNLLTLASLERISIDEPDWTYVASTVYLDQLYAKAAKSRNYDASLKYSSFDELLEVLTDKGIYNNQLVSSYTKEEINELASIIDPSKDSLFTYIGLLTLADRYLAKSHEGDVYELPQERFLIIAMTLMMKEEKEKRLSLVKEAYWALSNLYMTVATPTLSNAGKSYGQLSSCFIDTIDDSLRGIYDSNTDVANLSKNGGGIGIYLGKIRSRGSDIKGFKGVSSGVIPWMKQLNNTAVSVDQLGQRQGAIAVYLDVWHKDIDSFLDARLNNGDERQRTHDLFTGVCIPDLFMEKVENREDWYLFDPHEVRRVMGYSLEDFYDEEKGAGTFRTKYEECVQNEALSKRVIPAIDVFKRIMISQLETGTPYMFYRDTANRMNANRHNGMIYCSNLCTEIMQNTSSTVVTEEVTVDGKIVITKDPGDFVVCNLSSISLAKAVEEDVLERLISIQVRMLDNVIDLNNIPVLQAEITNKKYRAVGLGTFGWSHLLALKKMVWESDEAVEYCDALYEKIAYLTIEASMELAKEKGAYPLFEGSDWDNGSYFDKREYVSSSWQELRQKVKEHGVRNGYLMAVAPNSSTSIIAGSTASIDPIFRKFYSEEKKNYKIPVTAPDLNAQTTWYYKSVYLIDQQWSIKQNAKRQRHIDQSISFNLYVRNDVKAKELLDMHLTAWKEDLKTTYYVRSTSSDVIEECESCHS from the coding sequence ATGGTGAACGTATTACAAACATCTGCAATTGAAGAGGTCTCATCATACATAAATAATTTAAAAGAGAGGTTTTCACACCTATACTTTGATGATTTTGAAGAAAAAATTGAACAAACGGTCGCTGCACGACCAAATATGGATCAAGACCAGCTTGTCAATCTACTAACGCTTGCATCACTAGAACGTATCTCAATTGACGAGCCGGATTGGACATATGTGGCATCCACCGTTTATTTAGACCAGCTCTATGCAAAAGCAGCAAAATCCCGTAACTATGATGCGTCCTTAAAATATAGTTCTTTCGATGAGTTACTTGAAGTATTAACAGACAAAGGGATTTACAACAATCAGTTGGTTTCCTCGTACACAAAAGAAGAAATCAATGAGCTTGCGAGCATCATTGATCCATCGAAAGATTCACTTTTTACATACATTGGGCTTCTAACATTAGCGGATCGATACTTAGCGAAGTCACACGAGGGTGACGTCTACGAGCTCCCGCAGGAACGTTTTTTAATTATCGCGATGACCCTCATGATGAAAGAAGAAAAAGAGAAGCGTCTTTCGTTAGTAAAAGAAGCATATTGGGCTCTATCAAATTTATATATGACGGTTGCAACTCCTACGCTATCAAATGCAGGAAAGTCTTACGGACAGCTTTCAAGCTGCTTCATCGATACGATTGATGACAGCCTGCGAGGAATTTATGATTCAAATACAGACGTAGCGAACCTTTCAAAAAATGGTGGCGGAATCGGGATCTACTTAGGGAAAATTCGTAGCCGCGGCAGCGATATTAAAGGATTCAAGGGCGTTTCATCAGGTGTTATTCCTTGGATGAAACAATTAAATAACACGGCAGTAAGCGTTGATCAGCTAGGGCAGCGTCAAGGAGCGATTGCTGTTTATTTAGACGTTTGGCACAAAGATATCGATTCCTTTTTAGATGCCCGCTTAAACAATGGGGACGAGCGTCAGCGAACGCATGACTTATTTACAGGCGTTTGTATTCCTGATTTGTTTATGGAAAAAGTCGAGAACCGGGAAGATTGGTATTTATTTGATCCTCACGAAGTACGCCGCGTGATGGGCTATTCGCTAGAAGACTTCTATGACGAAGAAAAGGGAGCAGGAACGTTCCGAACAAAGTACGAAGAGTGCGTCCAGAACGAAGCTTTATCTAAACGAGTAATTCCGGCAATCGACGTGTTTAAACGCATTATGATTTCACAGCTAGAGACGGGAACACCATACATGTTTTACCGTGATACTGCGAACCGCATGAATGCGAATCGTCACAATGGGATGATCTACTGCAGTAATTTATGTACAGAAATTATGCAAAACACAAGCTCAACGGTTGTGACAGAAGAGGTGACGGTTGATGGTAAAATCGTCATTACGAAAGATCCAGGAGATTTTGTTGTTTGTAACCTATCGTCTATTTCACTTGCAAAAGCGGTAGAAGAGGATGTTTTAGAGCGCTTAATTTCTATTCAAGTTCGCATGCTTGATAACGTAATCGACTTAAATAATATTCCAGTGCTTCAAGCTGAGATTACGAACAAAAAGTATCGTGCAGTCGGACTTGGAACATTCGGCTGGAGTCATTTATTAGCATTGAAGAAAATGGTATGGGAAAGCGATGAAGCCGTTGAGTATTGTGATGCTCTTTATGAGAAGATTGCTTACTTAACGATCGAAGCGAGTATGGAGCTTGCAAAAGAGAAAGGTGCTTATCCACTCTTTGAAGGATCTGACTGGGATAATGGCAGTTATTTCGATAAACGAGAGTATGTATCAAGTAGCTGGCAGGAACTGCGTCAAAAAGTGAAAGAGCATGGTGTCAGAAACGGATACTTAATGGCCGTAGCGCCTAATTCATCTACATCGATCATTGCAGGATCTACGGCAAGCATTGATCCGATCTTCCGTAAGTTTTACTCAGAGGAGAAGAAGAACTACAAAATTCCTGTAACGGCACCGGACTTAAATGCGCAAACGACGTGGTATTACAAATCAGTGTACTTAATCGATCAACAATGGAGTATTAAACAAAATGCGAAGCGTCAGCGTCATATTGATCAATCCATTTCATTTAACTTATATGTTCGAAATGATGTAAAAGCAAAAGAACTATTAGATATGCACTTAACGGCGTGGAAGGAAGATTTAAAAACGACCTACTATGTGCGTTCTACATCGAGTGACGTTATTGAAGAATGTGAAAGCTGCCATAGCTAA
- the menC gene encoding o-succinylbenzoate synthase yields MVITEINLYHIEMSLLTPFSTSYGTVKDRELILIEAIDENGLSGWGEVVAFSTPWYTEETIETCTHILETFLIPSVLNQMLEHPRDLQKHFAPIKRNNMAKAGLDCAVWDLYAKRLQKPLWDVLGGTRSKVEAGVVVGIDQPDKMKEKIREHLRDGYKRFKVKIKPGMDYELIKVIREEFPELPLMADANSAYTLQDISLLKRLDDFNLMMIEQPLQSDDIIDHATLQKAIKTPICLDESIVSFDDARKAIELGGAKIINVKVGRVGGLTEAKRIHDYCVDKEIGLWVGGMLESGVSRAHNVALATLPQFHIPGDISASARYWNKDVIMPEVTVDNGDITVLNGPGIGYEVDVDYIKKIAKKIVAYKK; encoded by the coding sequence ATGGTAATTACAGAAATTAATTTATATCATATTGAAATGTCTCTTTTAACGCCTTTTTCAACGAGCTATGGTACGGTAAAAGATCGAGAGCTTATTCTCATTGAAGCCATTGATGAGAATGGACTAAGCGGATGGGGAGAAGTCGTGGCTTTTTCTACCCCATGGTACACAGAAGAAACGATTGAGACGTGTACCCATATTCTAGAGACATTCCTTATCCCATCTGTACTGAATCAAATGCTAGAGCATCCAAGAGATTTACAAAAGCATTTTGCACCGATTAAGCGTAACAACATGGCTAAGGCGGGGCTTGATTGCGCCGTATGGGATTTATATGCAAAAAGACTTCAAAAGCCGCTTTGGGATGTTTTAGGCGGAACACGTTCTAAAGTAGAAGCAGGCGTAGTGGTGGGGATCGATCAGCCCGATAAAATGAAGGAGAAAATACGAGAGCATTTACGGGATGGCTATAAGCGTTTTAAAGTTAAGATTAAGCCCGGAATGGACTATGAGCTCATTAAAGTGATTCGAGAAGAGTTTCCAGAGCTTCCGCTGATGGCTGATGCAAATTCTGCGTATACCTTGCAAGACATTTCACTATTAAAAAGGCTCGATGATTTTAACTTAATGATGATTGAGCAACCACTTCAATCGGACGATATTATTGATCATGCTACACTTCAAAAAGCGATCAAAACACCTATCTGTTTAGATGAGAGCATTGTTTCATTTGATGATGCGAGAAAAGCGATTGAGCTTGGAGGCGCAAAAATTATCAATGTCAAAGTAGGGCGAGTAGGCGGTCTAACAGAAGCGAAACGAATTCATGACTACTGCGTAGACAAAGAAATTGGGCTTTGGGTAGGCGGAATGCTTGAATCTGGTGTTTCAAGGGCTCATAATGTAGCATTGGCGACTCTACCTCAATTTCATATTCCAGGAGACATTTCAGCATCTGCCCGTTATTGGAACAAAGACGTTATTATGCCGGAAGTAACCGTTGATAACGGGGATATTACCGTTTTAAATGGTCCAGGAATTGGTTATGAGGTGGATGTGGATTATATCAAAAAAATTGCTAAAAAGATAGTAGCCTATAAAAAATAA
- a CDS encoding o-succinylbenzoate--CoA ligase — MNGLIENEMPIFLWKRAKLTPNRVAVQMSETALTFQELHEKALELAGKMAAAGMKKGQYIGILSPNSVEMIVMIHALKYVGAITVMLNTKLSPSEVSFQLEDAKVSHLLVDSSLRDKAEQSAKGSPVTVHSFEELQRMTSASIDPVKTISLGDTDTIMYTSGTTGAPKGVKQTYGNHWWSAIGSSLNLGLREDDCWLIAVPLFHISGLSILMRSVIYGMKVILHEKFDASRMNRAIHEEGVTIVSVVTAMVSKLLQEENGAPYPASFRCMLVGGGPVPVTILEKCSSLNIPVYQTYGMTETSSQIVTLSPEDSLQKIGSAGKALFPSEVMIMSETEEQQHDNLPGEIVVKGPNVTGGYLNRPDATAGTIRDGWLHTGDIGYMDEEGFLYVLDRRSDLIISGGENIYPAEIENVLVKHHDVVEAGVTGLKDETWGQVPVAFVVVNSDDVEEKDILAHCLTHLAKYKVPKHVHFVKNLPRNASNKLLRRELFSLLD, encoded by the coding sequence ATGAACGGTTTAATAGAAAATGAAATGCCTATTTTTTTATGGAAGAGAGCCAAGCTCACACCAAACCGTGTGGCGGTACAAATGAGTGAGACGGCTCTAACGTTTCAAGAGCTTCACGAAAAAGCATTAGAGCTAGCAGGGAAAATGGCGGCTGCTGGTATGAAAAAAGGTCAATATATAGGGATTTTGTCACCGAATTCAGTCGAGATGATTGTCATGATTCATGCCCTCAAATACGTAGGGGCTATTACGGTTATGTTAAACACAAAGCTCAGTCCTTCTGAAGTCTCCTTTCAGCTAGAGGATGCAAAGGTTTCTCATTTGCTTGTGGATTCATCTTTGAGAGACAAGGCTGAGCAATCTGCAAAAGGTAGCCCAGTTACGGTTCATTCTTTTGAGGAATTGCAGCGCATGACTTCTGCATCTATTGACCCCGTTAAAACAATTTCTCTCGGTGATACGGACACAATCATGTATACATCGGGAACGACAGGAGCGCCAAAGGGAGTAAAGCAAACGTACGGAAATCATTGGTGGAGTGCAATCGGTTCGTCTTTAAACCTAGGTCTTCGTGAAGATGACTGTTGGCTTATTGCAGTGCCTCTGTTTCATATTAGCGGGCTGTCTATTTTGATGAGAAGCGTGATCTATGGGATGAAGGTCATCCTTCATGAGAAATTCGATGCGTCTCGCATGAACCGGGCGATACATGAAGAGGGAGTCACGATTGTCTCGGTTGTAACAGCCATGGTTTCAAAGCTATTACAAGAGGAAAATGGAGCACCTTATCCAGCATCCTTCCGCTGTATGTTAGTAGGAGGAGGGCCAGTGCCTGTGACGATTTTAGAAAAGTGCTCAAGCTTAAACATTCCCGTCTATCAAACGTACGGGATGACGGAAACGTCCTCTCAAATCGTGACGCTGTCTCCTGAGGACAGCTTGCAGAAAATTGGTTCTGCCGGTAAGGCATTATTTCCTTCAGAAGTAATGATTATGAGTGAAACGGAAGAGCAACAGCACGACAATCTCCCTGGTGAAATTGTCGTAAAAGGGCCGAATGTTACAGGTGGTTACTTGAATCGGCCAGACGCAACTGCGGGCACGATTCGAGACGGCTGGCTTCATACAGGTGATATTGGCTATATGGATGAAGAAGGGTTTCTCTACGTGCTAGATCGCCGTTCAGATTTGATTATTTCAGGTGGAGAAAATATCTATCCTGCTGAGATTGAAAATGTACTTGTAAAGCATCACGACGTTGTAGAAGCAGGCGTTACAGGTCTTAAAGATGAGACGTGGGGACAAGTTCCGGTCGCGTTCGTCGTGGTAAATAGCGATGATGTAGAAGAGAAAGATATTTTAGCCCATTGCTTGACTCATTTGGCAAAATATAAAGTTCCAAAGCATGTCCACTTTGTAAAAAATCTACCGCGTAACGCGTCAAATAAGCTGTTAAGACGAGAACTATTTTCGCTTCTGGACTAG
- the menB gene encoding 1,4-dihydroxy-2-naphthoyl-CoA synthase, whose protein sequence is MAIEWVAERKYEDILYETYNGIAKITINRPEVRNAFRPKTVMELIDAFAYARDDKNVGVIVLTGAGDKAFCSGGDQKVRGHGGYVGEDQIPRLNVLDLQRLIRVIPKPVVAMVAGYAIGGGHVLHLVCDLTIAADNAIFGQTGPKVGSFDAGYGSGYLARIVGHKKAREIWYLCRQYSAQEALDMGLVNTVVPLEQLEEETVQWCNEMLEKSPTALRFLKAAFNADSDGLAGLQQLAGDATLLYYTTDEAKEGRDAFKEKRNPDFQQFPRFP, encoded by the coding sequence ATGGCTATTGAATGGGTAGCAGAACGTAAGTATGAAGATATTTTATACGAAACTTACAATGGAATCGCGAAAATTACCATCAACCGTCCTGAAGTGCGCAATGCATTTCGTCCTAAAACGGTAATGGAATTAATCGACGCATTTGCTTATGCGCGCGATGATAAAAACGTAGGAGTGATTGTCTTAACAGGTGCTGGAGACAAAGCATTCTGTTCAGGTGGAGACCAAAAAGTACGCGGTCATGGTGGTTATGTTGGTGAAGACCAAATTCCACGTTTAAACGTACTTGACTTACAACGCTTAATTCGTGTAATTCCAAAACCAGTCGTAGCGATGGTAGCAGGATATGCAATCGGTGGCGGACACGTTCTACACCTTGTGTGTGACTTAACAATCGCAGCAGACAATGCAATCTTTGGCCAAACAGGACCAAAAGTAGGTAGCTTTGATGCTGGTTACGGTTCAGGCTATCTAGCACGTATCGTAGGTCATAAGAAAGCGCGTGAAATTTGGTACCTATGCCGCCAATACAGCGCACAAGAAGCTCTTGACATGGGACTAGTTAATACAGTCGTACCTTTAGAGCAACTTGAAGAGGAAACAGTACAATGGTGTAACGAAATGCTAGAAAAGAGCCCAACAGCTCTTCGTTTCTTAAAAGCAGCATTCAACGCAGATTCAGACGGTTTAGCTGGACTACAGCAATTAGCTGGAGATGCAACGCTTCTTTATTACACAACGGATGAAGCAAAAGAGGGCCGCGATGCGTTTAAAGAAAAACGTAATCCAGACTTCCAACAGTTCCCACGTTTCCCTTAA
- the menH gene encoding 2-succinyl-6-hydroxy-2,4-cyclohexadiene-1-carboxylate synthase, translating into MKKYVINGLSYAVEIKGNGFPLLLLHGFTGAKENWEPFVAEWSSHFQLVMVDLIGHGETEHDATISRYEIESLAADLVTLMKEIGFSKFHVVGYSMGGRLALTMAVLYPTVIERLVLESSSPGLKTEEERHERQKKDQQLAERILANGVASFVEKWENIPLFATQKELPEAVQQSVRKQRLLNSEQGLAQSLLGMGTGSQPSWWTHLSDIHMPVLLLVGERDKKFCRLAKEMNEKLPDSTITVIKNVGHAIHVEEPKIFGKIVREFLTTT; encoded by the coding sequence ATGAAGAAATATGTCATTAATGGGCTATCTTATGCAGTGGAGATAAAAGGAAATGGTTTTCCTCTTCTCCTCTTGCATGGTTTTACAGGCGCAAAGGAAAATTGGGAGCCGTTTGTGGCAGAATGGTCTTCTCATTTTCAGCTTGTCATGGTAGATCTTATCGGTCATGGTGAAACGGAGCATGACGCTACAATTAGTCGTTATGAGATCGAAAGCTTGGCTGCAGATCTAGTCACTTTAATGAAAGAGATTGGTTTTTCAAAGTTTCACGTGGTAGGATATTCTATGGGGGGAAGATTAGCCTTAACTATGGCTGTTCTCTACCCGACCGTTATTGAAAGATTGGTTCTAGAAAGTTCCTCACCTGGACTAAAAACAGAAGAGGAGCGCCATGAACGTCAGAAGAAAGATCAGCAGCTTGCTGAACGTATTTTGGCGAATGGTGTTGCGTCATTTGTTGAAAAATGGGAAAACATCCCGCTTTTTGCAACACAAAAAGAGCTTCCAGAAGCCGTTCAGCAGTCCGTTCGAAAACAGCGATTATTGAACAGTGAACAAGGGTTAGCACAGAGCTTGCTCGGAATGGGAACGGGTTCTCAGCCTTCTTGGTGGACACATCTTTCCGACATTCATATGCCCGTATTGCTGCTTGTAGGAGAGCGTGATAAGAAGTTTTGTCGACTTGCGAAAGAGATGAACGAGAAGCTTCCTGACAGCACAATAACGGTAATTAAAAATGTTGGACATGCAATTCACGTGGAAGAACCAAAGATTTTTGGTAAAATAGTAAGAGAGTTTTTAACTACTACATAA
- the menD gene encoding 2-succinyl-5-enolpyruvyl-6-hydroxy-3-cyclohexene-1-carboxylic-acid synthase has product MTHIDKMTAYIASFIDELASLDVQDVVVSPGSRSTPLAILAADHPALNVHINIDERSAGFFALGIAKAKQKPVVLVCTSGTATANYYPAVVEAFYARVPLIVVTADRPHELRDVGAPQAIDQIRLFGEFAKWFAEVALPEDTPAMLQYIRTVAARAVGTALSGPKGPVHLNVPLREPLLPNLSLDNLWDQGKRVSNHYVTVQKSISTLSDESFKHLATRLASYKKGVIICGGLADSSSANLLTELAKTLGFPVLADPLSQLRSGNHDQTMMVNSYDTFLRNEAILSELKPDVIVRFGAMPVSKALLLFMKQYTPKELIVVDEEGGWRDPTLLATEMISCDEELFCKSVLSHLSSVEASNEWSSKWLAVHEATMRGLQELESEHELSEGKAVLELSKLLPDESTLFVGNSMPIRDVDSFFIENDKHIKILANRGANGIDGVVSTALGTSLVEKNTVLLIGDLSFYHDLNGLLAAKMHNLNITIVLVNNNGGGIFSFLPQSKEEKHFEALFGTPADLEFEKAIEMYGGKYVQADTWEAFREAFSRSVKEQGVSVVEIKTKRHENVLHHRNLWNRVTQEINKSFLGEK; this is encoded by the coding sequence ATGACACACATTGATAAAATGACGGCATATATTGCATCATTTATAGATGAACTAGCGAGCCTTGATGTTCAGGATGTTGTCGTAAGTCCAGGCTCAAGATCAACACCTTTGGCTATTTTAGCAGCTGATCACCCAGCACTGAACGTTCATATTAATATTGATGAACGTTCAGCTGGTTTTTTTGCGTTAGGAATCGCTAAAGCAAAACAAAAGCCTGTTGTACTCGTTTGTACGTCAGGAACAGCAACCGCTAATTATTATCCAGCAGTAGTAGAGGCTTTTTATGCGCGCGTTCCGCTAATTGTAGTGACAGCAGATCGTCCTCACGAGCTTCGGGATGTTGGAGCACCTCAAGCCATTGATCAAATTCGTTTATTCGGTGAGTTTGCGAAATGGTTTGCAGAGGTGGCACTTCCAGAAGATACACCTGCAATGCTTCAGTACATCCGTACAGTTGCTGCTCGTGCAGTTGGAACAGCACTTTCAGGACCAAAGGGGCCTGTCCACTTAAACGTGCCTCTTCGTGAGCCATTGCTTCCAAATTTGAGCCTAGATAATTTATGGGATCAAGGAAAGCGCGTATCAAATCATTATGTGACGGTGCAAAAGAGCATTTCAACTCTTTCCGATGAGTCTTTTAAACACCTTGCTACACGTCTTGCCTCTTATAAAAAGGGTGTCATTATTTGCGGTGGATTAGCCGATTCTTCATCAGCTAATTTATTAACGGAGCTTGCCAAAACGCTTGGTTTTCCCGTTCTAGCAGACCCATTGTCACAGCTACGAAGCGGTAATCACGATCAAACGATGATGGTCAATAGTTATGATACGTTTTTGCGTAACGAAGCGATCTTGAGCGAGCTCAAACCAGACGTAATTGTTCGTTTTGGCGCGATGCCCGTTTCAAAGGCATTGTTATTGTTCATGAAACAATATACGCCGAAAGAATTAATTGTGGTGGATGAAGAAGGGGGATGGAGAGATCCAACACTTCTTGCAACAGAAATGATTTCATGTGATGAAGAACTGTTTTGTAAAAGCGTACTATCACATCTTTCTTCTGTAGAAGCATCAAACGAGTGGTCTTCGAAATGGCTAGCGGTTCACGAGGCAACAATGAGAGGTCTTCAAGAGCTAGAAAGTGAGCATGAGCTTTCAGAAGGAAAAGCAGTGCTAGAGTTAAGCAAGCTTTTACCAGACGAATCCACATTGTTTGTTGGTAACTCAATGCCAATTCGAGACGTTGATAGCTTCTTTATCGAGAACGATAAGCACATTAAAATTTTAGCTAACCGCGGCGCGAACGGAATTGATGGGGTTGTGTCAACAGCGCTAGGGACAAGCTTAGTGGAAAAGAATACGGTTCTCTTAATTGGTGATTTATCTTTTTATCACGATTTGAACGGTTTATTGGCTGCAAAAATGCACAATCTAAACATAACGATTGTGTTAGTTAATAATAATGGAGGAGGAATCTTCTCTTTCCTTCCTCAATCAAAAGAAGAAAAGCATTTTGAAGCATTGTTTGGCACGCCAGCGGATCTCGAGTTCGAAAAAGCCATTGAAATGTACGGTGGGAAATACGTCCAGGCAGATACGTGGGAAGCTTTCCGTGAGGCCTTCTCTCGATCGGTGAAAGAGCAGGGAGTATCAGTCGTGGAAATTAAGACAAAGCGACATGAGAATGTGCTTCATCATCGGAATTTGTGGAATCGTGTTACCCAGGAAATAAATAAGTCATTTCTTGGTGAAAAATAA